In Candidatus Bipolaricaulota bacterium, the genomic window CAGCCCAGCGACGAAGTACTCTCCCCGCTCCTGGACGGACCGAAGAAAACTATCCTGCGCGATCGTGTCCAGCACGACGTTTCCCGCAGCACAGGCGAGCACGTTCCCTGCCTGGGTTGAGACGTGGGCGCCTGGTCCCCAGGCCTCCAAGATCTCAGGCCGAGCGACTACAGCTGACAGGGGAAGCCCCCCGCCCAGGGCCTTCGAAGTGAGGAGCATATCCACTTCTACCCCCTCCCACTCGCTTGCCCAAAGTTTACCAGTGCGTCCCAGTCCGGTCTGGATCTCGTCCACGATCAACAGGATGTCGTATTTATCGGCCAGGCGGCGCAGCAACCGCAGATATCCGGGAGACGGCAGGATGTAACCGGCGGAGCTCTGGAACGGCTCGACCACGAACGCCGCCACGTTGGTAATATCCCCTTTTACCTCCCGATACGGTGACTCCTTGCTCTGGAAGTAATACTCAAAGTAATTCTCCAATCGTTCTAGACACCAGCTTTCTTCGTCCTCACCTGCAGGCGCCTTGCCGAACGGGCACTGGTACGGATACGGGAACGGAAAATAGCTTACTCCAGTGTCAAGCGGCGGTATCGGATAGAAATAAGGCCACATCCCTCCCTTGCCGGTGAGGGCCATCGAGCCATAGGTGACCCCGTGATAGTCTCCGAACGCGGTGAGGATCATCGGCCGGCCAGTGTAGTAACGCGCGGCGCGGACGGCCAACTCGATGGCGTCGGATCCGGTTACCCCGAACGCGACCCGCGCTTTGCCTCCCTTGATCGGGCTGATCTGAACGAGCTTCTCCGCCAGCTTGATCCGTTCCGGATGCGGGAAATCGAAGTAGTGCGCTAATTTGCCCGCCTGTTCTTGAATGACCTTGGTCACCTGTTCGTTACATTCTCCCAACGCCGACACCGAGAACCCGGCGAGCAGGTCCACGTACTCCTTGCCATCTACGTCGATGAGGATGTCCCCATCCTTTGCCCGCTCGATGATCGGCGGCAGATCGAACAGGGCCAATCCCACCTGACCGTAGGATTCGACGGCCAACCACCGGCGTGCCCATTTCTTCGATTCGTCTCCGAGCTCTGCTACACGAAACCTCTCCTCGATCTTCTCCTGTGTGAGCTGAAGCCTCCTGCGCTGCTCAAGAAATTGCTGTTCGAACACCTTTGACCTCCTTATCGATCAATTAATCTTCCGAGGGATGAACTGTCCGTGTGCGGAATCGGCAATCCACTCGCCGTCTTCGTACATGATCTCCCCACGGCGCATCACCAGCTCCGGTAACCCGCGGCATCTCCACTCCTCGTACGGGGACCAATCGACATTCATGTGGAGATCCTCATGCCGCAGCGTCCATTCCTTTTCCAGGTCGAGAATGACCAGATCTGCATCCGATCCCGGCTGCAGGGTTCCTTTCTGCGGGAACAGGCCGAACACGCGCGCCGGGGTGTAGCTCGTCAACGCGACGATCCGCTCGAGCGGTACGCGGCGGTGCCAATATCCTTCGG contains:
- a CDS encoding aspartate aminotransferase family protein; its protein translation is MFEQQFLEQRRRLQLTQEKIEERFRVAELGDESKKWARRWLAVESYGQVGLALFDLPPIIERAKDGDILIDVDGKEYVDLLAGFSVSALGECNEQVTKVIQEQAGKLAHYFDFPHPERIKLAEKLVQISPIKGGKARVAFGVTGSDAIELAVRAARYYTGRPMILTAFGDYHGVTYGSMALTGKGGMWPYFYPIPPLDTGVSYFPFPYPYQCPFGKAPAGEDEESWCLERLENYFEYYFQSKESPYREVKGDITNVAAFVVEPFQSSAGYILPSPGYLRLLRRLADKYDILLIVDEIQTGLGRTGKLWASEWEGVEVDMLLTSKALGGGLPLSAVVARPEILEAWGPGAHVSTQAGNVLACAAGNVVLDTIAQDSFLRSVQERGEYFVAGLRELQQRHPLIGNINAKGIYIGLELVRDQVTREPAPEEALFVTRECVKEGMVFEKGGYFHNRFQLIPPLTIRRQTIDRALEIFDKAFTRAEEQFGNK